The ANME-2 cluster archaeon genome contains the following window.
GGTACGCTGATCAAGATGGGATTCTTCTCCCCGATAAAGAATTCCATTATATTACCATTTGTATCAGAGTCTTCCCTGGCATCATATAATGCTACCTTCATCATACCAGAGACACAGGTGAAGTTGTCTGTCTGTTTTTTGTGGTAGTGCCAACCTTTCACGACTCCTGGATATGCTGTAGTAATATATACCTGGCCGAACTGCTGGTAAATATCATCATCATTGCGTAGTATCTCCATAAGCCAGCCCCGTTCATCAGGGATAACTCGCAGGTTTTTGGTTTTTATACCTTCAATATGCTCATCCATGAATTATCAGCTCAATTAATTTTATTTCATTCATTTAGTTTGGTATTATATCAAACATTTTAAAATATGTGTTGTCATCTTCTGACAGACGATCCTGTTTATTCCTTATCGTATTTTCCAGAGGATGTTCCAGTTCATCAAACCATACCCGCTCATATCATCCGAGTTCCCCAACCTGTCATGTTGCATTAAATGCCCAACCCCCTGCCTCTTACCCTCATGCATCACCGGGCTCATCCTTGTAATCTCCAGGCGGGTACCAGTGTTGATAGCGATTTTTACCTGGATATTCCTCGTAAACATTTTCTAGATATCTGAAACATGCTTATTCACTAACTTTTGTGCATCAGATCCCGCCCCGTCCCTGGAGGCAGTCACCCCACTGTCCATCCTTTCCAGGCATCCCAGGGTACAACACTCTACCTTGTGCGCCGCCTCCCGGAGTACCACGAACTGCTTACCGCAGACCGGGCAATGTTTTGTTACATATTTCATAACACACCATAATTATTTAAGTTTAAACGTAATTGTGTCAAAATTGCATATATACTTTATCATTTTTTGTGGCTGTCAGACATTTTATTGCTGTAACATTATCAAGTATTGTGTTCACTTGCCTGAAAACTACATCTGCGTTCGTATGAGCTTGCTGCCCCCCTGTGTACCTGACCAGCAGCCAGCTGTGGTGGTTCATATTGCATCGGTTTGGAGGGTCGGGGGATGGAGTAATTTTACAGTGAGTGAGTGGGTGAGTATATCTGCTGGTTATTGGCCGGGGAGCGTTGTAGGCGCAGTCAGTGGCTTTATAAATATATATTATATGTTATTTAAACCACATAGCACACCTAGAGCACAGAGCGTTTTTAGCATTCTCTGTGTCCTCTGTGAACTCTGTGGTTAACATTTGAATGATCTTTTACCCCACCTATTCATCTATGAAACATGCCCCTCTTCTGCTACACTCCCTATGCACTTAACCAGCAGCCAGCCCTGTACTTTCGAGTAGCCTGGGTTCGGGGAATGGATATTTTATATAAGAGCCCTGCACCCGCTGCCTGTAAGGGCGGCAGGGTGCAGCCAACCGTGGTGGTTCATGTGGTATTGGTCTGGAGTGCCAGGGAATGAGTGATTTTAGGCCGGGTGAGTGAGTGAGTATGTCTGCTGGCCATGAGCCGGGAATGGGTGGATATGGCTGTTGAAATATATTATCTGTGTTGCACATATGCTTATCAAAAATTGACTTGCATGAACGTCGTCTATACCAATAAATGAAAAACGAAGTAATTTACCAGTTATAAACATCTAATCCTTCAACATGCTTAAAGTGACCATCCCGGCTGAGAAGTGGAACTTCGAGCTCCAAACATGCTGCTGCAACCCATATGTCATTTTCAGGAATAGGAGTTCCGTTTTTTTTAAGATTGAAACGCACTTTGGCGTAAAGTGTAGCAACTGCTTCATCAACCTGCATAACAAGGGAATACGCTGCGAATTTTTGTATAACCTGTTCATTCTTTTCAGTTTTTGCGCTATTTAAAGCGCCATAAAGTAGTTCACCCAGAACAGTAACTGGTAAAATAATTACATCTGCTTCATCTATAAAAGTACAGACTTCAGAAATACCTTCTCTGTAGGCGATTACAGCGTTAGTATCAACAGCTAACCTACCACTCGCCTTCAATTTTTTCGAACTCCTCATCAATAAGTTTCTGCATTGCAATAGCTTCGTCGTGTGTCATTGTTCCAACTATATCATGCAAACCTTTTTTGACAGGACGTGGGGAAAATATCGCTACCATTCTCTCATGTTCCTTAAGACCTTCAACAGGTCCAAGAGGCTTAAAAACATTATCTTCATAAACAACTTCTATAGCCTTTGTCATAATACTATTTCATTCCTATTGTGTTAATAATTAACATTAGATTTTACTATATATAACCTGTTGGTTGAATGGTTTAAGCCGCCATATTATGAATTACAAACTATTGAAGTTGCATCGGCTTCCTATCGTGTGCCGCCACTGTAAAAATAATGTTGCAAAGTAATTGAATCCATATATAACCGTATCACCCGTTTAAACCTATGGCGTCATTATGGGGTTGGAATTATTTAGTTTAGAAAGCCAATTTTCAACTGAGTATCCGTCTTCAAGTAAGTCTATGAATTCTTTTAGAATATTTGATCTTTTAGTGTCGGAATGTATCATTTCTTTGCATGTGTACGGTCTTATCAGTTTTCTTGATCTTTGAATCTCTTCAGGTGTGATGTCCTGTATTTCTCGAATAAAGTCTTTAACGTCCGATAGTATCTCTTTTACATAAATTTTGTTCTCAATGTTTGAAAAAATTGCTGTTAGCGCACCATATTGGGCCATTTCATTTGTTGTTCTCGTTCTTCCGGTTCGTCTTCGTATGTGCATTCTGCTCCATCTGTGACTGCGTTCTTCAATGTTGTTGTCTCG
Protein-coding sequences here:
- a CDS encoding dTDP-4-dehydrorhamnose 3,5-epimerase, with amino-acid sequence MDEHIEGIKTKNLRVIPDERGWLMEILRNDDDIYQQFGQVYITTAYPGVVKGWHYHKKQTDNFTCVSGMMKVALYDAREDSDTNGNIMEFFIGEKNPILISVPPGVYHGFKGVGTQTAFFLSVPTLPYNYQEPDEYRLPPDTKEIPYDWGLDPSLKHG
- a CDS encoding antitoxin family protein, whose amino-acid sequence is MTKAIEVVYEDNVFKPLGPVEGLKEHERMVAIFSPRPVKKGLHDIVGTMTHDEAIAMQKLIDEEFEKIEGEW
- a CDS encoding type II toxin-antitoxin system VapC family toxin — protein: MKASGRLAVDTNAVIAYREGISEVCTFIDEADVIILPVTVLGELLYGALNSAKTEKNEQVIQKFAAYSLVMQVDEAVATLYAKVRFNLKKNGTPIPENDIWVAAACLELEVPLLSRDGHFKHVEGLDVYNW